The Flavobacterium sp. HJ-32-4 genome contains a region encoding:
- a CDS encoding TMEM175 family protein produces the protein MNKGRLEAFSDGVLAIILTIMVLEIKVPGDATLENLLGHYHVFLSYILSFIYIGIYWNNHHHMLHSMTRVNGAILWANLHLLFWLSLVPFSTAWMGEKHFDDFTLIFYGFTLLMSGVAYYILEKTIIADQGPNSLLKKAVGNDLKGTASVIIYLTAILMVYIGIPLVAGLLYVSVAIMWLIPDKRIERMLREREKGERN, from the coding sequence ATGAACAAAGGACGTCTCGAAGCCTTCAGCGATGGGGTATTGGCCATCATCCTGACGATTATGGTACTCGAAATAAAAGTACCGGGTGATGCCACGTTGGAAAACCTACTCGGCCATTACCACGTGTTCCTGAGCTATATCCTCAGTTTTATTTATATCGGGATTTACTGGAACAACCACCACCACATGCTCCACAGTATGACCCGTGTCAATGGGGCCATCCTGTGGGCCAACCTACACTTATTGTTCTGGTTGTCATTGGTTCCCTTCTCGACCGCCTGGATGGGCGAGAAACACTTTGATGACTTCACGCTCATTTTTTACGGTTTCACGCTACTGATGTCGGGAGTCGCCTACTACATACTTGAAAAGACGATTATTGCCGACCAGGGGCCTAATTCCCTATTGAAGAAAGCGGTAGGTAATGATCTCAAAGGCACGGCGTCTGTTATCATCTACCTCACTGCCATCCTGATGGTTTACATTGGTATTCCGTTAGTGGCGGGATTACTCTATGTGAGTGTGGCGATTATGTGGCTGATTCCGGATAAACGGATTGAACGGATGTTGAGGGAGCGGGAGAAAGGGGAAAGGAATTAG
- a CDS encoding glycoside hydrolase family 19 protein, whose protein sequence is MIDRKFFFDSIKPTLFAGKFNQKQVDGMSAILDEWDAKHATSDIRWLAYMLATTYHETGHTMQPIEEWGKGKTYAYGSRVKMAKDKAGNRIPYTDTTEIFYGRGFVQLTWYENYDKAGKKLGQNFLHNAAGVMDLKNATKILFLGMTEGWFTAKKLSDYFNATTEDWKNARKIINGLDKAEQIQGNALAFKAAIRKAA, encoded by the coding sequence ATGATTGATCGTAAATTTTTCTTTGACAGTATTAAGCCCACGCTGTTTGCCGGGAAGTTCAACCAGAAACAAGTAGACGGTATGTCGGCCATCCTCGATGAATGGGATGCCAAGCACGCCACTTCCGACATCCGCTGGCTGGCGTATATGCTGGCCACGACCTACCATGAAACCGGACATACCATGCAACCGATCGAAGAATGGGGTAAAGGAAAAACCTATGCGTATGGCAGCCGCGTAAAAATGGCGAAAGACAAAGCCGGAAACCGTATTCCGTATACCGACACCACAGAAATCTTCTACGGACGCGGTTTCGTGCAACTCACCTGGTACGAAAACTACGATAAGGCAGGTAAGAAACTCGGACAGAACTTCCTGCACAATGCGGCAGGCGTGATGGACCTCAAAAACGCCACCAAAATCCTGTTCCTCGGAATGACGGAAGGTTGGTTCACCGCCAAGAAATTGTCGGACTATTTCAACGCCACGACGGAAGACTGGAAAAACGCCCGTAAAATCATTAACGGTCTCGACAAAGCCGAACAAATACAAGGTAATGCACTGGCATTCAAAGCCGCGATTCGAAAAGCGGCATAA
- a CDS encoding SRPBCC domain-containing protein, giving the protein MPASEIISSRLLPFPVAKVYEAFSNPELLQRWWGPEGFSNTIHEFDLRPGGRWRLTMHGPDKGHYENASTFTLVEAPSRVAWTRQSQPLFDMEILFTEIDVDRSTITFRMCFETEEACAKIRPFGTPKNEENFDRLEALLRNL; this is encoded by the coding sequence ATGCCTGCATCCGAAATTATCTCTTCCCGCCTTCTCCCCTTTCCCGTCGCGAAGGTATACGAAGCCTTTTCGAATCCTGAATTGCTGCAAAGATGGTGGGGCCCCGAAGGCTTTTCCAATACGATACATGAATTCGATCTCCGTCCGGGCGGACGCTGGCGGCTTACCATGCACGGACCTGACAAGGGTCATTATGAAAACGCCTCGACGTTTACCCTGGTGGAAGCCCCGTCACGGGTAGCATGGACCCGCCAATCACAGCCGTTATTCGACATGGAGATCCTGTTTACGGAAATAGATGTAGATAGGTCGACCATCACCTTTAGAATGTGTTTCGAAACCGAAGAAGCCTGCGCCAAAATCCGGCCGTTCGGCACGCCGAAGAACGAGGAAAATTTCGACCGGTTGGAAGCGCTGCTCCGCAATCTGTAA
- a CDS encoding Ppx/GppA phosphatase family protein, whose translation MLNIRKYAAIDIGSNAMRLLVANIIEEEGKETQFSKSSLVRVPIRLGQDSFTVGEISDETIDRMIDAMKAYKLLMKVHKVERYMACATSAMREAYNGQEVVDRIRREADIEIKIIDGKTEAAIIASTDLHHLVKTDQSYLYVDVGGGSTEFSLFANGSIVASRSFKVGTVRLLHNMVTDVVWQEIEKWIRAAVVDHEPVTMIGSGGNINKIFKMSGKLQDKPLSYLWLNAQFSQLNAMTYEQRIYELGLNADRADVIIPALKVYLNAMKWSGARQIYVPKIGLSDGIVKAMYYGRI comes from the coding sequence ATGCTCAACATCCGGAAATACGCGGCCATCGACATTGGCTCGAACGCTATGCGACTTTTGGTCGCCAACATCATTGAAGAGGAAGGAAAGGAAACCCAATTCTCGAAAAGCTCGCTGGTGCGGGTGCCGATTCGCCTCGGGCAGGACTCGTTCACGGTGGGCGAGATCAGTGACGAGACCATCGACCGGATGATCGATGCCATGAAAGCGTATAAACTGTTGATGAAGGTGCATAAAGTTGAGCGCTATATGGCCTGTGCGACCTCGGCCATGCGTGAGGCGTATAACGGGCAGGAAGTGGTAGACCGCATCCGGCGTGAGGCCGATATCGAGATCAAGATCATCGACGGCAAGACCGAAGCAGCCATCATCGCTTCCACCGACCTGCACCATTTGGTCAAGACCGACCAATCGTATCTGTATGTAGACGTGGGCGGTGGCAGCACCGAATTTTCGCTCTTTGCCAACGGCAGTATCGTGGCCTCGCGTTCGTTTAAGGTGGGCACCGTGCGATTGCTGCACAATATGGTGACGGATGTAGTATGGCAGGAAATCGAAAAGTGGATACGTGCGGCAGTTGTCGATCATGAACCGGTGACGATGATCGGGTCGGGCGGCAACATCAACAAGATCTTCAAGATGTCGGGCAAACTGCAAGACAAGCCTTTATCATATCTCTGGCTCAATGCGCAGTTCTCGCAATTGAACGCGATGACGTACGAGCAGCGGATCTATGAACTCGGACTCAACGCCGACCGGGCTGATGTGATCATACCGGCGCTTAAGGTGTACCTGAACGCGATGAAATGGAGTGGGGCGCGGCAGATTTATGTGCCGAAGATCGGACTTTCGGATGGTATCGTAAAGGCGATGTATTACGGTCGCATCTGA
- the ppk1 gene encoding polyphosphate kinase 1, with protein sequence MIPENQYIDREKSWLAFNARVLQEAGDENVPLLDRLRFLGIFSNNSDEFFRVRYSAVRRLAISGIAGEKLLGGSTSFQLLKDITTTAIRQQSESLRILSVIERELEKENIFMVDETELSEEQEAFIREFFIQKVSPALVTIILNDLAEFPLLKDTSGYLAVKMVLKATEKPSLLGFRKTKAEVRYAVIEIPTTINRFVVLPPADGKQFVMLLDDVIRYHLDSIFNIFEYESISAHMIKITRDAQLEIDSDLSKSMMEKIADSVKERRIGDVVRFVYDQSMDKDTLHFFLQKMHIESTDSIIPGGRYHNRRDYMDFPNLGRYDLLYKANPPLPVPGLTLEGSILQRIRERDYIMNAPYQSFSYLIKFLREAALDPQVVSIKITLYRLAKNSQVISSLINAAKNGKKVVVQIELQARFDEATNISYSEQMQQEGIQLIFGIKGLKVHSKVCMIERMEKGKVRRYGFISTGNFNESTARVYTDVTLFTAHQSILKDVSKVFDFFEVNYRLHRYKHLIVSPHYTRTRIYRLIEKEIMFAKLGKPAYMKLKMNSLGDIKMIDKLYEASRAGVKIQLQIRGICSLIPGVKGMSENIEAISIVDNYLEHSRVFIFANGGDPEVFISSADFLTRNLDGRVEVTCPIYDPIIKKELIGNFDTGWKGNVKARLHSDKLDNKYRPRGSNAVFRAQLETYRYYQHLLEEYEAQKAAKAPQDTIEK encoded by the coding sequence ATGATACCTGAGAATCAGTACATCGACCGGGAAAAAAGCTGGTTGGCTTTTAACGCCCGGGTATTACAGGAGGCCGGAGACGAAAACGTGCCCCTGTTAGACCGCCTTCGTTTTCTGGGCATCTTTTCCAATAATTCCGACGAGTTTTTCCGGGTGCGGTATTCGGCCGTACGCCGCCTTGCCATTTCGGGCATTGCCGGAGAGAAACTCCTCGGCGGCTCGACTTCCTTCCAACTTTTGAAAGACATCACGACGACCGCCATCCGGCAGCAATCAGAGAGTCTTCGCATCCTGAGCGTCATCGAGCGCGAACTCGAGAAAGAGAACATCTTCATGGTCGACGAGACCGAGTTGTCGGAAGAGCAGGAAGCCTTCATCCGCGAATTTTTCATACAGAAGGTGAGTCCGGCGCTCGTTACCATCATCCTCAACGACCTGGCCGAATTTCCGTTGTTGAAAGACACTTCCGGTTATCTGGCCGTCAAAATGGTGTTGAAAGCGACCGAAAAACCGTCGTTGCTGGGTTTCCGCAAGACGAAAGCGGAAGTGCGATATGCCGTCATCGAAATTCCAACCACCATCAACCGCTTTGTCGTATTGCCACCGGCCGACGGCAAGCAGTTCGTGATGTTGTTGGATGACGTCATCCGCTACCACCTCGACAGTATCTTCAACATCTTCGAGTATGAAAGCATCTCGGCCCACATGATCAAGATCACGCGCGATGCGCAGCTCGAGATCGACAGTGACCTGAGCAAGAGCATGATGGAAAAGATCGCCGACAGCGTCAAGGAACGCCGGATCGGGGATGTGGTGCGGTTTGTATACGACCAATCGATGGACAAGGATACGCTGCATTTTTTCCTGCAGAAGATGCACATCGAATCGACCGATAGTATCATCCCGGGCGGACGCTACCACAACCGCCGCGATTATATGGATTTCCCGAACCTCGGGCGCTATGACCTGTTATATAAGGCCAATCCGCCGTTGCCCGTTCCCGGACTCACGCTCGAAGGAAGCATCCTGCAGCGCATCCGCGAACGCGACTATATCATGAACGCGCCGTATCAGTCGTTTTCCTACCTGATCAAATTCCTTCGGGAGGCCGCACTCGATCCGCAGGTGGTATCCATCAAAATCACCTTGTACCGACTGGCAAAGAATTCACAGGTCATCAGTTCCCTCATCAACGCGGCGAAGAACGGGAAGAAAGTGGTGGTGCAGATCGAGCTACAGGCCCGTTTTGACGAGGCGACCAACATCTCGTATTCCGAGCAGATGCAGCAGGAAGGCATCCAGTTGATATTTGGTATCAAGGGACTGAAAGTGCACAGTAAGGTCTGTATGATCGAGCGGATGGAGAAAGGAAAAGTGCGGCGTTACGGTTTTATCTCGACCGGAAATTTCAACGAATCGACCGCGCGGGTCTATACGGATGTGACGCTGTTTACGGCCCATCAGTCAATCCTGAAAGACGTGTCGAAAGTGTTTGATTTCTTTGAAGTGAACTACCGTCTCCACCGTTATAAGCACCTGATCGTGTCGCCGCATTACACCCGCACGCGTATCTATCGACTGATCGAGAAGGAAATCATGTTTGCCAAGCTGGGCAAACCCGCCTATATGAAGCTGAAGATGAACAGCCTGGGCGATATCAAAATGATTGACAAGCTGTATGAGGCGAGTCGGGCTGGAGTGAAGATACAGTTGCAGATACGCGGGATATGTTCGCTGATTCCGGGTGTGAAGGGCATGAGTGAGAATATCGAAGCGATCAGTATCGTTGACAACTACCTCGAGCATTCGCGGGTGTTCATCTTTGCCAACGGCGGCGATCCGGAAGTATTTATTTCATCGGCCGACTTCCTGACGCGCAACCTCGACGGAAGGGTAGAGGTTACCTGTCCGATTTACGACCCGATCATCAAGAAAGAACTCATCGGTAATTTCGATACGGGTTGGAAAGGAAACGTAAAGGCACGTCTCCATTCGGATAAACTCGACAACAAATACCGGCCACGGGGCAGCAATGCGGTGTTCCGTGCGCAACTCGAAACCTACCGCTATTACCAACACCTGCTGGAAGAGTATGAAGCCCAAAAGGCGGCGAAGGCTCCGCAGGATACCATCGAAAAATAG
- a CDS encoding YcxB family protein, which yields MTIHYTLEENDFITYQLYVASVSKRMQAKRSRSKVRVSLIYLAGGLWLAVLGVLVMGTVFMTAAVGWFFLYPIWERRHYLRHYTAYVKEHFAPRVGKEISLEITDDFMYTKTATSESKVHTSEIEQLTEIPTLFILQLKGGQAFLLPKYKMADREAVSARLKSLAGHLGVEYVGVDKWEWK from the coding sequence ATGACCATTCATTACACTTTAGAAGAAAACGACTTTATTACGTATCAGTTATACGTCGCTTCCGTTTCGAAACGTATGCAAGCAAAACGCAGCAGATCGAAGGTACGTGTATCACTCATATACCTTGCAGGCGGTCTCTGGTTAGCTGTCCTGGGCGTGTTGGTGATGGGCACCGTTTTCATGACAGCGGCAGTGGGTTGGTTTTTCCTCTACCCTATTTGGGAGCGTCGCCATTATCTCCGTCATTACACGGCATATGTAAAGGAGCATTTTGCGCCGCGTGTCGGGAAAGAAATCTCCCTTGAAATCACCGACGATTTTATGTATACGAAGACGGCCACCAGCGAGAGTAAAGTCCATACGTCAGAAATCGAACAACTGACGGAAATCCCCACGTTGTTCATCCTGCAATTAAAAGGGGGCCAAGCCTTTCTGCTCCCGAAATACAAAATGGCAGATAGGGAGGCCGTATCCGCACGACTGAAGTCGCTCGCCGGGCATTTGGGAGTGGAATACGTAGGTGTAGATAAATGGGAGTGGAAGTAG
- a CDS encoding type II toxin-antitoxin system RelE/ParE family toxin: MKQVRQIIFYQGHFHAFYHAQNRKVQRKIDEVLFMISILERVPSKFLEHLTGTDGLFEIRIEWSGSIFRVFCCFDEGRLVVLFNGFQKKTQKTPKTEIDKAEKLKVAYFKEKYDGKAT; the protein is encoded by the coding sequence ATGAAGCAAGTCCGGCAGATTATTTTCTACCAAGGCCATTTTCATGCATTTTACCATGCACAAAACAGAAAAGTCCAACGAAAAATCGATGAAGTTCTCTTTATGATTTCAATTTTGGAACGAGTACCATCCAAGTTCCTTGAACACCTAACCGGAACAGACGGCCTTTTTGAAATCAGAATTGAATGGAGTGGTTCTATATTCAGGGTTTTCTGTTGTTTTGACGAAGGCAGGTTGGTGGTGCTGTTCAATGGATTTCAAAAGAAAACCCAAAAAACACCGAAAACGGAAATTGATAAAGCCGAAAAACTGAAGGTAGCCTACTTTAAAGAAAAATATGATGGAAAAGCAACGTAA
- the pdxH gene encoding pyridoxamine 5'-phosphate oxidase, which yields MKDLRDYRKSYDQFELIEDRLPSDPMPLFEAWFDEADAARAGEANAMTLSTVSQDGHPSGRIVLLKEFNPDGFVFFTNYASDKGQDIAQNPNVSLSFFWQQQERQVIIKGTAEKLPAADSEAYFASRPFGSQLGAWASRQSEAVPGRQVLEERLSQLEAEYEGKTVPRPEHWGGYLVRPVSIEFWQGRPNRLHDRIRYVRAASGWTSGRLSP from the coding sequence ATGAAAGATCTTCGGGACTACCGGAAATCCTACGACCAGTTCGAACTGATCGAAGACCGCCTGCCGTCTGATCCCATGCCGTTGTTTGAGGCGTGGTTTGACGAGGCCGATGCCGCGCGGGCAGGTGAAGCGAATGCCATGACGTTGTCAACCGTATCACAAGACGGGCATCCTTCAGGGCGGATCGTGTTATTAAAAGAATTCAATCCGGACGGGTTCGTTTTCTTCACCAACTATGCGTCCGACAAAGGACAGGATATCGCACAGAACCCCAACGTAAGCCTTTCGTTCTTCTGGCAGCAGCAGGAGCGGCAGGTGATCATTAAAGGAACGGCTGAAAAATTGCCTGCCGCCGATTCGGAAGCCTATTTTGCCTCGCGTCCGTTTGGCAGCCAATTGGGTGCCTGGGCGTCGCGACAAAGTGAAGCGGTACCGGGGAGGCAGGTGTTGGAAGAGCGTCTTTCCCAACTGGAAGCCGAATACGAAGGCAAGACTGTGCCGCGGCCTGAGCATTGGGGCGGGTATTTGGTGCGTCCGGTTTCAATCGAGTTCTGGCAGGGCCGCCCGAATCGCCTGCACGACCGCATCCGGTATGTGCGCGCCGCATCCGGTTGGACATCGGGTCGTCTGTCCCCATAA
- a CDS encoding histidine phosphatase family protein, with translation MKQLLLIRHAKSDWSAGQSDRERPLNDRGKRTVYGMAALVRDRIPEGTVVWSSPARRALTTARLFAATLGWEEKRIQVKEDLYTFDDSELESAISECPDEVESLLVFGHNEAITDLVNTFGDRLIVNVPTAGFVHLELPITDWGLLRKGRTITTIFPKEHDIT, from the coding sequence ATGAAACAACTGCTCTTAATCCGTCATGCGAAATCCGACTGGAGCGCCGGGCAATCCGACCGCGAGCGTCCGTTGAACGACCGTGGCAAACGTACGGTATACGGTATGGCGGCCTTAGTGCGCGACCGCATCCCGGAGGGAACGGTTGTATGGAGCAGTCCGGCCCGCCGTGCGCTCACCACAGCCCGTCTCTTTGCCGCAACGTTGGGGTGGGAGGAAAAACGCATACAGGTAAAAGAAGACCTTTATACCTTTGACGACAGCGAGTTGGAAAGCGCCATTTCCGAATGTCCGGATGAGGTAGAGAGCTTACTGGTTTTCGGACATAACGAAGCGATCACCGACCTGGTCAATACCTTCGGCGACCGGTTGATCGTCAACGTCCCGACCGCCGGTTTCGTGCACCTTGAACTGCCCATCACCGACTGGGGCCTGCTTCGTAAAGGGCGCACTATTACGACTATTTTCCCCAAAGAACACGACATCACATGA
- a CDS encoding T9SS type A sorting domain-containing protein translates to MKHFAALLLLFALTCHGQIINIPDPAFKAKLLAAVPGNGIAKNVNGNYMTIDVNQDGEIQQSEANQVYKLYVVNSTITSLEGIQQFHSLQWLECYNNAITTLDLTTMETLEWVDCSSNVLTYVHMPYTLSYLNCAFNQLTTIDVSNTHWITDLVCSFNPQLQSIFIKNGTYCAVTLVGDDNLQYICADPDEFYALNTNLANAGITGCEVNAYCSFTPGGSFGTLGGTVTFDADGNGCDATDPVQANVRLNITDFTTPFSTYTGFDGAYAFYGSPGYYGISAAVEHPDFFTVSPPSVTLPFIPSNTLNTQDFCITANGTHYDLETVIVPLTPAMPGFSAKYLLTYRNKGNQVMSLTDGIAFTFDETRMDFLSANISPSLQSAGTLHWSYDNLMPFETRSILLTMHVNAPTDPNPVNLNDQLPFSASVAPQDVDETADDNLFSLNQTVVGSFDPNDITCLEGDYVSPAKIGDYLHYNINFENTGTAAAQNIVVKDVIDLTKFDMSSLQVLYASHTMTPRIANDKVEFIFENIQLGAGEHGNVTFKIKTKNTLVTGNSVAQNAGIYFDYNFPVITNTATTTFQTLGITDVNRRPLRIWPNPSKDIFHLEAPSELSSLEVFDVQGRLLTHRTLNGTSASVDMKGFSKGVYVLRVMSAGGVQSQKVVLE, encoded by the coding sequence ATGAAACATTTCGCCGCTCTCCTCCTGCTTTTTGCCCTGACATGCCACGGCCAAATCATCAACATACCCGACCCCGCGTTCAAGGCGAAACTCCTGGCAGCCGTTCCCGGGAATGGCATCGCCAAAAACGTCAATGGCAACTATATGACCATCGACGTCAACCAGGACGGTGAGATACAGCAATCGGAGGCCAACCAGGTGTATAAACTCTATGTGGTGAATTCGACCATCACCAGTCTGGAAGGCATACAGCAGTTCCACTCGCTACAATGGCTGGAATGTTATAACAATGCGATCACCACACTCGACCTGACCACGATGGAAACCCTTGAGTGGGTGGATTGTTCGAGCAACGTGTTGACGTATGTGCATATGCCCTACACTCTCTCCTACCTGAATTGCGCGTTCAACCAACTGACCACCATCGATGTCAGCAATACGCATTGGATTACCGACTTGGTATGCTCGTTCAACCCGCAGTTGCAGTCGATCTTTATTAAGAATGGCACCTACTGTGCCGTAACGCTTGTGGGAGACGATAACTTACAGTATATCTGTGCCGATCCGGACGAGTTTTATGCCCTTAACACCAACCTCGCCAATGCGGGTATTACGGGCTGCGAAGTGAACGCGTATTGCAGTTTCACGCCCGGCGGCAGTTTCGGCACGTTGGGCGGCACCGTTACTTTCGATGCGGATGGCAACGGCTGTGACGCGACCGACCCCGTACAGGCCAATGTTCGGTTGAACATCACCGATTTCACCACGCCTTTTTCGACCTACACCGGATTCGACGGAGCGTATGCGTTCTACGGAAGTCCGGGTTATTATGGTATTTCGGCGGCTGTTGAACACCCCGACTTTTTTACGGTATCTCCGCCTTCCGTCACCCTTCCTTTTATCCCTTCCAACACCCTCAACACGCAGGATTTCTGCATTACCGCCAACGGCACCCATTATGACCTTGAAACCGTCATCGTTCCCCTCACGCCGGCTATGCCCGGATTTTCAGCCAAGTACCTGCTCACCTACCGGAACAAGGGCAATCAGGTGATGTCATTGACCGATGGCATTGCGTTCACATTCGACGAGACGCGCATGGACTTCCTGTCGGCCAACATTTCGCCGAGTCTGCAAAGCGCCGGGACCTTGCATTGGAGTTATGACAACCTGATGCCGTTTGAGACCCGTAGTATATTGTTGACGATGCATGTCAATGCCCCAACCGACCCCAATCCGGTGAATTTGAATGACCAACTGCCTTTTTCCGCCAGCGTCGCGCCGCAGGACGTTGACGAGACGGCCGACGACAACCTGTTTTCGTTAAACCAAACCGTGGTCGGCTCGTTTGACCCGAATGACATCACCTGCCTGGAAGGCGACTATGTGAGTCCGGCGAAAATAGGCGACTACCTGCACTACAACATCAATTTTGAAAATACCGGCACGGCGGCGGCGCAGAACATCGTAGTGAAGGACGTGATCGACCTAACGAAATTTGATATGTCGAGCCTGCAGGTATTGTATGCCTCGCATACGATGACACCGCGGATTGCCAACGACAAGGTGGAGTTTATCTTTGAAAACATCCAGTTGGGCGCGGGTGAACATGGCAACGTGACCTTTAAAATCAAAACCAAAAACACCCTGGTAACGGGCAATTCCGTAGCGCAGAACGCCGGTATTTATTTTGATTACAATTTCCCGGTCATCACCAACACCGCGACCACGACCTTCCAAACGTTGGGTATTACGGATGTAAACCGTAGGCCGTTACGCATTTGGCCCAACCCATCCAAAGACATTTTCCACCTGGAAGCCCCTTCCGAACTCTCGTCTCTGGAAGTATTTGATGTGCAGGGCAGGCTACTAACGCATCGCACGCTGAACGGCACATCTGCGAGCGTTGATATGAAGGGCTTCTCTAAGGGAGTGTACGTGTTGAGGGTGATGTCGGCAGGTGGCGTTCAGTCGCAAAAGGTGGTGTTGGAGTAA
- a CDS encoding helix-turn-helix domain-containing protein: MEKQRNSTTTFESHLDAQYGKPGSVDRMNFEIKAKAFAIGELIKEERRLARLTQQELADKTGTKKSFISRIENGHTDIQLSTLYRLLEIGLGKKVLISIV, from the coding sequence ATGGAAAAGCAACGTAACAGCACCACCACGTTTGAATCGCATCTAGACGCGCAGTATGGTAAGCCCGGATCCGTTGACAGGATGAACTTTGAAATAAAAGCCAAGGCGTTCGCGATCGGCGAACTTATTAAAGAGGAACGACGACTCGCACGCCTAACGCAACAGGAGCTTGCCGACAAAACCGGCACGAAAAAGAGTTTTATCTCCCGAATCGAGAATGGTCATACCGACATACAACTTTCCACTTTATATCGTTTACTCGAAATCGGACTTGGCAAGAAGGTGTTGATTTCGATTGTGTAG